The Aerosakkonema funiforme FACHB-1375 genome includes a window with the following:
- a CDS encoding cation:proton antiporter, with product MEASFQITLQIVIAVLAGTLAQLLAAFLKVPSIVFLLLFGIVLGPDVSGLLHPNLLGTGLEVIVALCVAVILFEGGLNLELRDLGKVSGSLRNLVTLGTLITLMGGGMAAHWLGEFPWPIAFLYASLVVVTGPTVVSPLLKHVKVDRQVAALLEGEGVLIDPVGAILAVVVLDTILNAHANPSIAISGLFLRLGIGGAIGAAGGWLLGFILKRGNFLSEDLKNLVVLAGLWGLFALAQSIRSESGLMATVVAGIVLNASSVPEERLLRRFKGQLTILSVSVLFILLSADLSLDSVLALGWGSLYTVLVLMFVVRPLSISLCTLNSDLNWRQKLFVSWIAPRGIVSASVASLFSILLTQRGINGGDSIKALVFLTIMMTVFLQGLTASWVARALQITSQEATGVVIVGCNSLSRLIAHLFQDRGESVVLIDTDPEACRIAEQQGLRVFLSSGLDTRVLEEAGLTSVGTFLAMTSNGEVNLVLAQRAAEEFAPPRVLAVFPRDPQASTANNKAKVQQAFVSHLHIKTWNEYLSEGKVRLGETALKEDGFAFQQAHLQVLISSGDLMPLLMERDDRFLVVPATEEWQAGDRIIYLLHDPRPNLLKRLSGASPSSRLSLEKLPEVEEVPIASPALEVPLEKA from the coding sequence ATGGAAGCATCTTTTCAAATAACCTTGCAAATCGTCATAGCCGTCCTTGCAGGCACGCTAGCTCAGCTTTTGGCTGCATTCCTGAAAGTTCCTAGCATTGTCTTCTTGTTGCTGTTTGGCATTGTGCTGGGGCCGGATGTTTCTGGGTTGCTGCATCCCAACTTGCTGGGTACTGGTCTGGAAGTTATTGTTGCCCTGTGCGTAGCCGTGATCCTGTTTGAGGGGGGTCTAAATCTGGAACTGCGAGATTTGGGTAAGGTTTCCGGTAGCCTGCGAAATTTAGTCACCTTGGGGACTCTGATTACCCTAATGGGAGGCGGGATGGCGGCACACTGGTTGGGTGAGTTCCCTTGGCCGATCGCATTTCTTTATGCTTCTCTGGTAGTGGTAACCGGCCCCACCGTTGTCAGTCCCCTTCTCAAACACGTCAAAGTCGATCGACAAGTTGCTGCACTGCTGGAAGGAGAAGGCGTCCTCATCGATCCCGTCGGCGCAATTCTCGCAGTAGTCGTGCTGGACACGATTTTAAACGCACACGCCAATCCCTCGATCGCCATCAGCGGCTTATTTCTGCGCCTGGGTATTGGTGGTGCTATTGGTGCTGCTGGTGGCTGGCTACTCGGTTTTATTCTCAAACGCGGCAATTTCTTATCAGAAGATTTGAAAAATTTGGTTGTTTTAGCCGGCTTGTGGGGCTTGTTTGCATTAGCGCAATCAATCCGCAGCGAGTCGGGGCTAATGGCAACCGTAGTTGCGGGAATTGTCCTCAACGCTTCCTCTGTTCCAGAAGAACGCTTGTTGCGACGGTTTAAAGGTCAGCTGACCATTCTCAGCGTCTCGGTTTTATTCATCCTCCTTTCGGCAGATCTTTCACTTGACAGCGTGCTTGCCCTTGGTTGGGGCAGCTTATATACTGTCTTGGTACTGATGTTTGTGGTGCGTCCCCTGAGCATCAGCTTGTGTACCTTAAATAGCGACTTGAATTGGCGACAAAAACTATTTGTCAGCTGGATTGCTCCCAGAGGAATTGTCTCAGCTTCTGTTGCTTCTCTATTTTCAATTCTGTTAACCCAACGGGGAATAAATGGTGGAGATTCTATCAAAGCTCTTGTCTTCCTGACGATTATGATGACTGTGTTTCTGCAAGGGCTGACGGCTAGTTGGGTAGCGAGAGCGCTGCAAATCACCTCACAGGAAGCAACGGGGGTTGTCATCGTCGGTTGTAATTCTTTAAGTCGATTGATTGCCCATTTATTTCAAGATCGGGGTGAGTCAGTTGTACTGATCGATACCGATCCGGAAGCTTGCCGAATCGCAGAACAGCAAGGTCTGCGAGTTTTTTTGAGCAGTGGTCTCGATACCCGCGTTTTGGAAGAGGCGGGGCTGACATCGGTAGGAACTTTCTTAGCTATGACCAGCAATGGAGAGGTAAATTTAGTTTTAGCTCAACGAGCGGCGGAGGAATTCGCGCCACCCAGAGTTTTGGCAGTATTTCCTCGCGATCCGCAAGCCAGTACGGCTAACAATAAAGCTAAAGTGCAGCAAGCTTTTGTCTCCCATTTACACATTAAGACTTGGAACGAGTACCTGAGTGAAGGTAAAGTGAGATTGGGTGAAACAGCGCTCAAAGAAGATGGATTTGCGTTTCAGCAGGCACATCTTCAAGTGCTGATTAGTTCTGGAGATTTGATGCCATTGTTAATGGAAAGAGACGATCGCTTTTTGGTAGTTCCGGCTACAGAAGAATGGCAGGCGGGCGATCGCATTATTTATCTGTTGCACGACCCCAGACCTAACTTACTCAAACGTTTATCCGGCGCGAGTCCTTCTTCTCGTCTCAGTCTGGAAAAGTTACCTGAAGTTGAAGAAGTGCCAATTGCATCTCCTGCTTTGGAAGTGCCTTTGGAAAAAGCTTGA
- a CDS encoding helicase HerA domain-containing protein: protein MNLGKPLGSVIEGSLSDGLQVRLHPDVSVEDMRVGKFLVVQGVRSRFFCLLTDVALGTSSLRIIANPPAEEDDFLREVLAGSGTYGTIELAPMLMFTPTPEPPGFFVPNGKIPKLPSETQGMLASFQAQSSEQIELRPVKTIPTHFSQVYDAQERDFRTVFGWEDDPHRRNFAIGQPLDMDVPVCIDLDRFVERSNGVFGKSGTGKSFLTRLLLSGIIRRQAAVNLIFDMHSEYGWEAVSEGKNFNTVKGLRQLFPGIVQIYTLDPQSTRRRGVRDAQELYLGYDQIEVEDIKLVGQELGISEASLDNANILRNEFGNSWITHLLNMTNEDIKMFCEEKKGHIGSIMALQRKLLRLENLKYMRSTCPRNYVNQILQSLEAGKHVVVEFGSQSDMLSYMLVTNVITRRIHKEYVRKAELFLQTKNPIDRPQQLVITIEEAHRFLDPAIVQGTIFGIIAREMRKYFVTLLIVDQRPSGIDNEVMSQIGTRITALLNDEKDIDAIFTGVSGAGSLRSVLAKLDSKQQALVLGHAVPMPVVVRTRPYDENFYREIGDTRWEERSDEEVFAAAESAKADLGF, encoded by the coding sequence ATGAATTTAGGCAAGCCATTAGGTTCGGTAATTGAAGGTTCCCTCAGCGATGGGTTGCAAGTGCGACTGCACCCGGATGTTTCCGTGGAAGATATGCGCGTGGGCAAATTTTTGGTGGTGCAGGGGGTGCGATCGCGCTTTTTCTGTTTGTTAACCGATGTAGCTTTAGGAACATCCAGTTTACGCATTATCGCCAATCCCCCCGCAGAAGAAGATGATTTCCTGCGAGAAGTTTTAGCCGGCAGTGGCACTTACGGTACGATCGAACTCGCGCCGATGTTGATGTTCACCCCCACACCAGAACCGCCCGGTTTCTTCGTTCCCAACGGCAAAATTCCCAAGTTGCCATCAGAAACACAGGGAATGCTGGCATCGTTTCAAGCGCAAAGCAGCGAACAGATAGAATTGCGTCCGGTCAAGACAATTCCCACTCACTTCAGCCAAGTATACGATGCCCAAGAACGCGACTTCCGCACTGTGTTCGGTTGGGAAGATGACCCCCATCGGCGCAACTTTGCGATCGGTCAACCTTTAGATATGGATGTGCCGGTTTGTATCGATTTAGACAGATTTGTAGAACGCAGCAACGGCGTATTCGGCAAATCCGGCACAGGCAAATCCTTTCTCACCAGATTGTTGCTATCCGGCATCATTCGCAGGCAGGCAGCCGTTAATCTTATTTTCGATATGCACTCGGAATATGGCTGGGAAGCAGTTTCGGAAGGCAAAAACTTCAACACCGTTAAAGGTTTGCGCCAGCTATTTCCGGGAATTGTGCAAATTTATACCCTAGACCCTCAATCCACCAGGCGACGAGGAGTGCGCGACGCCCAAGAACTTTACTTAGGTTACGACCAAATTGAAGTAGAAGATATCAAGTTAGTAGGACAAGAGTTAGGTATTTCGGAAGCGTCGCTGGATAATGCCAACATTCTCCGCAACGAATTTGGCAATTCCTGGATTACCCATCTGCTGAACATGACAAATGAAGATATCAAGATGTTCTGCGAAGAGAAGAAAGGTCACATAGGTTCGATTATGGCCTTGCAGCGCAAACTCCTGCGACTGGAAAATCTTAAATATATGCGATCGACCTGCCCCCGCAACTACGTCAATCAAATTTTGCAATCCCTGGAAGCAGGTAAGCACGTGGTAGTTGAGTTTGGTTCCCAGTCGGATATGCTCTCCTATATGTTGGTGACCAACGTCATCACCAGACGCATCCACAAAGAGTATGTCCGCAAGGCAGAGTTGTTTCTGCAAACCAAAAATCCGATCGATCGCCCCCAACAGTTGGTCATCACCATCGAAGAAGCCCATCGGTTTCTCGATCCGGCTATTGTGCAAGGTACAATTTTTGGTATAATAGCTCGTGAAATGCGGAAGTACTTCGTCACGCTTTTGATAGTGGATCAGCGTCCCTCCGGAATCGATAACGAAGTCATGTCGCAAATCGGCACTCGCATCACCGCCTTACTCAACGACGAAAAAGACATCGACGCCATCTTTACTGGTGTCTCCGGTGCTGGCAGCTTGCGCTCTGTTCTGGCTAAACTGGATTCCAAGCAGCAAGCTTTGGTTCTGGGTCATGCTGTTCCCATGCCGGTAGTGGTGCGTACCCGTCCTTATGACGAAAACTTCTATCGCGAAATTGGCGACACCCGCTGGGAAGAACGGTCAGATGAGGAAGTTTTTGCCGCCGCTGAATCCGCTAAAGCCGATCTGGGCTTCTAG
- a CDS encoding glutathione S-transferase family protein, with product MLELYQFEMSHYSEKVRLILDYKGLTYRKIEVTPGIGQLELFRMSGQRQVPVLKDGNEIVVDSTAIAKYLDRKYPEKPIIPVNPEQRGQCLLIEEWADESIGLKARKALFGALSQNQSFRTSVLPPTTPDFVKLLVGAVPGDFFNLLGSGIGFGPDVVKSSQEDLKQDLEAVSLLLLNKPYLVTDYPTLADFAVAGLSMYIKIPEGPYLEIPETLKGKGVPGLADSAAYETFFNWRDRLYTQYRKQPTPTTTTTPSSPTSIEID from the coding sequence ATGCTGGAGTTATACCAGTTTGAAATGTCCCACTACTCTGAGAAAGTGCGGCTGATCCTGGACTATAAAGGGTTGACGTACCGGAAAATTGAAGTCACACCGGGAATCGGACAATTAGAATTGTTCAGAATGTCCGGTCAGCGACAAGTGCCGGTACTCAAAGACGGGAACGAGATTGTGGTAGATTCGACAGCGATCGCCAAGTACCTCGATCGCAAATACCCAGAAAAACCCATTATTCCCGTCAATCCAGAACAACGCGGACAGTGCTTGCTCATCGAAGAATGGGCCGATGAGTCGATCGGACTCAAAGCTCGCAAAGCATTATTTGGCGCACTCAGCCAAAATCAAAGCTTCCGCACCTCCGTTTTGCCCCCCACAACCCCCGATTTTGTTAAACTCCTAGTGGGCGCAGTGCCGGGAGACTTTTTCAATCTGTTGGGTTCGGGCATTGGTTTCGGCCCTGATGTTGTAAAATCATCCCAAGAAGACCTCAAACAAGACCTGGAAGCTGTCAGTCTGCTACTCTTAAATAAGCCTTATTTGGTTACAGACTATCCGACTTTGGCAGATTTTGCCGTAGCTGGTTTGAGTATGTACATCAAAATTCCGGAAGGGCCCTATCTAGAGATTCCGGAAACGCTCAAAGGAAAGGGAGTTCCAGGACTGGCTGATAGCGCGGCATACGAAACGTTCTTCAACTGGCGCGATCGTCTCTATACTCAATATCGCAAACAACCCACACCTACCACTACCACCACTCCCTCTTCTCCCACTTCCATTGAAATAGATTAA
- a CDS encoding RNA polymerase sigma factor, RpoD/SigA family, translating into MPTVTTQTNHTNAKFTADMVRTYLREIGRVPLLTREQEIVFGKQVQQMMTLLEAKDALATSLNREPTQKEWAEFVKMSEEAVREAVHRGQRAKQKMIEANLRLVVAIAKKYQKRNLEFLDLIQEGTLGLERGVEKFDPMRGYKFSTYAYWWIRQAITRAIAQQGRAIRLPIHITEKLNKIKKVQRELAQQLGRSATPAEIAESLELEPSQIREYLTIARQPVSLDVRVGDNQDTELSDLLEDEGPSPEHYITQESLRQDLDDLLEQLTPQQRQVLTLRFGLQDGNALSLAKVGEQLNLSRERVRQLERQALDQLRRHRANVREYLAS; encoded by the coding sequence ATGCCGACTGTTACCACCCAAACTAATCATACCAACGCCAAATTCACAGCGGATATGGTCCGTACCTATCTGCGCGAGATTGGAAGAGTGCCCCTGCTGACCCGCGAGCAAGAAATCGTCTTTGGGAAGCAGGTGCAGCAAATGATGACCCTGCTGGAAGCGAAGGACGCCTTAGCAACCAGTCTGAACCGCGAACCTACTCAGAAAGAGTGGGCAGAATTTGTCAAAATGAGCGAAGAAGCTGTCAGAGAGGCGGTGCATCGGGGACAGCGAGCTAAGCAAAAGATGATCGAAGCGAACCTGCGTCTAGTGGTGGCGATCGCTAAGAAGTACCAAAAGCGCAATCTGGAATTCTTAGACTTGATCCAAGAAGGCACCCTGGGTCTGGAACGCGGAGTGGAGAAATTCGATCCGATGCGCGGTTACAAGTTTTCCACCTACGCCTACTGGTGGATTCGCCAAGCGATTACCCGTGCGATCGCCCAGCAAGGTCGTGCAATTCGATTACCCATCCACATCACCGAAAAGCTCAACAAAATCAAAAAAGTGCAGCGGGAACTAGCCCAGCAACTCGGTCGCAGCGCCACCCCAGCTGAAATTGCCGAATCCCTGGAACTAGAACCGTCCCAGATTCGCGAGTACCTGACGATCGCCCGTCAACCGGTTTCTCTGGATGTCCGAGTTGGCGATAATCAGGATACAGAACTCTCCGATCTGCTGGAAGATGAAGGCCCATCTCCAGAGCATTACATCACCCAGGAGTCCCTGCGCCAAGACCTCGACGATCTCTTGGAACAGCTGACACCTCAGCAACGGCAAGTTCTCACCCTGCGTTTCGGTCTGCAAGATGGTAACGCACTTTCCCTAGCTAAAGTGGGCGAGCAGCTCAACCTCAGTCGGGAGCGCGTCCGCCAACTAGAACGTCAAGCTTTGGATCAACTGCGCCGTCACCGCGCCAATGTTCGGGAATACTTGGCCAGCTAA
- the mltA gene encoding murein transglycosylase A, giving the protein MIKTLASVALSLGIAFGTFLPVLSIVPLQVVSPDRQEELGLDEQIWRNYGQKGDRQALLTAIDHSLTYLRSPRAIAAYRRYPVRGITRDRVIRSLERFRELVLSSNSPEELQAAVREEFVFYRATGKDGRGTVGFTGYFEPTYTASRVPTQEYRYPLYRLPPNFSRWSRPHPTRLQLEGADGLSGDGRLRGLELVWLRYRLEAFLVQIQGSARLQMTDGSIMTVGFAGKTDRPYRSVGRELVNDGKMNLAGLTLPRVIEYFDSSPEELNRYLPRNPGFVFFRETGGAAATGSLSVPVTAERSIATDKSLMPPGALALIHAQIPFPNRNGELEQRRVSRYVLDQDTGGAIRGPGRVDIFMGTGTEAGERAGRINSNGELYYLLVKN; this is encoded by the coding sequence ATGATAAAGACTCTGGCTTCTGTCGCCCTCAGTTTGGGCATTGCATTCGGTACTTTTTTGCCGGTTCTTTCCATTGTGCCCCTGCAAGTTGTCAGTCCGGACAGACAAGAAGAATTGGGATTGGATGAGCAAATCTGGCGGAATTACGGCCAAAAAGGGGATAGACAAGCGCTTTTGACTGCCATTGACCACAGTCTGACCTATTTGCGATCGCCGAGAGCAATAGCAGCCTACCGACGATATCCGGTGCGTGGAATTACACGCGATCGCGTAATTCGCAGTTTAGAACGTTTCCGCGAGTTAGTACTCTCTTCCAACTCGCCAGAAGAACTGCAAGCTGCTGTGCGAGAGGAGTTTGTGTTTTACCGTGCGACTGGAAAAGATGGACGGGGAACTGTCGGTTTCACAGGTTATTTTGAACCTACCTACACAGCCAGTCGCGTCCCCACACAAGAGTATCGTTATCCACTATATCGGTTACCCCCCAACTTCAGTCGCTGGTCCCGTCCGCACCCCACCCGACTTCAGCTCGAAGGTGCAGATGGACTGTCGGGAGACGGTCGCTTGCGCGGTTTGGAATTAGTTTGGTTGCGCTATCGTTTGGAAGCTTTTCTGGTACAGATACAAGGTTCCGCACGACTGCAAATGACCGATGGTAGCATTATGACAGTCGGTTTTGCCGGTAAGACCGATCGACCTTACAGAAGTGTCGGTCGAGAACTGGTCAACGATGGCAAAATGAACCTGGCAGGCTTGACCTTACCGAGAGTGATCGAATATTTCGATTCATCGCCAGAGGAATTGAATCGCTATTTGCCGCGCAATCCCGGTTTTGTGTTTTTCCGGGAAACAGGCGGTGCTGCTGCAACGGGTAGCTTGTCTGTGCCGGTAACTGCGGAACGTTCCATTGCCACCGATAAATCTTTAATGCCGCCCGGAGCTTTGGCCCTAATTCATGCCCAGATACCTTTTCCCAATCGCAACGGGGAATTAGAGCAACGACGAGTCAGTCGTTACGTCCTGGATCAGGATACCGGCGGAGCGATTAGAGGGCCAGGTCGGGTGGATATTTTTATGGGCACAGGGACTGAGGCAGGCGAGCGGGCTGGTAGAATTAACTCGAATGGAGAACTTTATTATCTGCTCGTAAAAAATTGA
- a CDS encoding energy transducer TonB, translated as MSYSSRVPTSSEKIFNLPTLLATVISLGAHGLLWVVGPALSSSNLAQSDPRRIVGFVQLTPDEMSRLPEYSLPQPKLPSLPAAPPKNLLPPLPPLQSYTPLPPPPSVPIYEPPTIPLSPPSVTSSERPSQKPNTSSREETKLNERSPVSEPDIKIESRQTPQGAIAPNPTPTPESATTPRRSTTARRTATPESARTPESSITPQPSLGPKAAITPEVTLTPQPSISPETPTTPQATPTPQPTNTPEGQNITKNTETGVRPNDTLPATVSPSLLPSPSSPSAIETLPKKGAESVAPSNLQARLPNFYPKSAPTPPSQEYLDSVTKARYNYNPAGTTENEGREKYQKWWAEKVSRYTNKINGARSPKSLSIKSPYEEKVPDVAEGWVLVLFGPDGKIVGQPDLIRSTGYPEMNQKALEEVKKISIERTGKYEIYQYIINVEQNDLPSGVGAKG; from the coding sequence ATGTCGTACTCCTCAAGAGTTCCAACATCTTCGGAAAAAATATTTAATTTGCCGACTCTGTTGGCAACCGTAATTTCTCTGGGAGCGCACGGATTGCTTTGGGTCGTCGGGCCGGCATTATCCTCCTCCAATTTGGCACAATCCGATCCGCGACGAATTGTCGGATTTGTGCAGTTGACTCCAGATGAAATGAGTCGTCTGCCGGAATATTCTTTGCCACAACCGAAGTTGCCATCTTTGCCCGCAGCACCGCCGAAAAATCTGTTGCCGCCGTTGCCTCCTTTGCAATCTTATACTCCTTTGCCGCCGCCACCGAGCGTTCCGATTTACGAACCTCCTACTATTCCGTTGTCGCCACCGTCGGTGACTTCTTCCGAGCGACCATCTCAGAAGCCCAATACTTCTAGTCGCGAAGAAACAAAGCTAAACGAGCGATCGCCTGTTTCCGAGCCTGATATTAAAATAGAGTCGCGTCAAACTCCACAAGGAGCGATCGCACCAAACCCAACTCCTACTCCGGAAAGTGCTACCACCCCCAGACGCTCTACTACTGCAAGACGCACTGCGACTCCCGAATCGGCGAGAACGCCAGAATCAAGTATTACTCCACAACCGAGTCTGGGTCCCAAAGCTGCCATCACTCCCGAAGTAACTCTCACTCCACAGCCGAGTATCAGTCCAGAAACTCCTACCACTCCGCAAGCAACTCCCACTCCACAACCGACTAATACTCCTGAAGGTCAGAATATTACCAAAAATACGGAGACTGGCGTGCGACCTAATGACACTTTACCCGCTACGGTTTCCCCTTCTTTATTACCTTCTCCTTCGTCTCCTTCTGCGATCGAAACATTGCCCAAAAAAGGTGCCGAATCGGTCGCTCCCTCAAACCTACAAGCTCGTTTACCTAATTTCTATCCCAAGTCTGCTCCTACGCCGCCAAGTCAAGAGTATCTCGATTCGGTGACTAAGGCTCGCTATAACTACAATCCGGCTGGTACAACAGAGAATGAGGGACGGGAAAAGTATCAGAAGTGGTGGGCGGAGAAAGTCAGCCGATATACAAACAAAATTAATGGTGCCAGATCCCCAAAATCTCTCTCCATAAAGTCTCCTTATGAGGAGAAAGTACCTGATGTAGCCGAAGGTTGGGTACTGGTGTTGTTTGGCCCTGATGGCAAAATTGTGGGTCAGCCGGATTTGATTCGCAGTACTGGATACCCCGAAATGAATCAGAAAGCTTTAGAGGAAGTTAAGAAGATTTCGATCGAGCGAACTGGCAAATATGAAATTTACCAGTACATCATCAATGTTGAGCAAAACGATTTACCTTCTGGAGTAGGGGCTAAGGGCTAG
- a CDS encoding precorrin-2 C(20)-methyltransferase — MQLGTLYGISVGTGDPELITLKALRLLKQLPVVAFPLGVGGKPGMAEQIVAQWLTSDRVQLALTFPYVQDEAVLTSAWQLAAEQVWQYLEKGMDVAFACEGDVSFYSTFTYLAQTLQQLHPEATVETVPGVCSPMAAAAMLGLPLTVRDQRLVVLPALYRVEELEAVLDGADVVVLLKVSSVYEQVWQVLQRRQLLSSSYVVERATLPDMKIYRDLRDRPDLKLPYFSLLIVQVTRSD, encoded by the coding sequence GTGCAATTAGGAACTCTATACGGAATTAGCGTTGGCACGGGCGATCCAGAATTGATTACCCTCAAGGCACTGCGATTGCTTAAACAGTTGCCGGTAGTCGCTTTCCCCTTGGGGGTAGGAGGCAAACCGGGTATGGCTGAGCAGATTGTAGCTCAATGGCTGACGAGCGATCGCGTACAGTTGGCGTTGACTTTTCCCTACGTTCAGGATGAAGCTGTTCTCACTTCAGCATGGCAGCTAGCGGCAGAACAAGTCTGGCAATATCTTGAGAAAGGTATGGATGTGGCTTTTGCCTGCGAAGGTGATGTCAGTTTTTACAGCACTTTTACGTATTTAGCTCAAACTCTCCAACAGCTGCATCCGGAAGCGACAGTGGAAACTGTGCCGGGTGTTTGCTCGCCGATGGCAGCGGCGGCAATGTTAGGATTGCCTTTGACAGTTCGCGACCAACGGTTGGTTGTATTACCTGCCCTTTATCGGGTGGAAGAACTAGAAGCGGTTTTAGACGGGGCGGATGTGGTGGTTTTGCTGAAAGTAAGTTCGGTTTACGAACAAGTTTGGCAGGTGTTGCAGAGGCGTCAGCTACTCAGCAGCAGCTATGTTGTAGAACGGGCGACATTACCTGATATGAAGATATACAGGGATTTACGCGATCGCCCCGATCTCAAATTACCCTACTTTTCTTTGCTGATTGTTCAAGTCACTCGCTCGGATTAA